One stretch of Dyella jiangningensis DNA includes these proteins:
- the feoB gene encoding ferrous iron transporter B: MSAGTVRIALVGNPNCGKTALFNQLTGGRQKVANYAGVTVERKEGRFTAPSGRVLQILDLPGTYSFDATSPDEQITRDVLEGNYPGEAAPDLIVCVADATNLRLHLRFVLEVKRLGRPVVLALNMMDAARRRGVVIDVPELSRRLGMPVVETVAVKRDGVKALIARVDGEIPDAAPARPDDAASRADLHAQVRELLAATVTMPRATAELDDALDHWALHPVFGLAILSVVMFLVFQAVYAAGKPMTDLIGDGFGWLGEHATAWMPAGPLQSLIVDGVFGGLGTVIGFLPEILVLFFFILVLEESGYLPRAAFLLDRMMVSVGLTGRSFIPLLSSFACAIPGIMGTRSITDPRDRLATILVAPLMTCSARLPVYALLIGAFIPTRKVLGIFNMQGLVLFALYAAGIVGAMVVAWVMKKLRRDRSEHALLMELPSYRLPKPRDVAIGLWERGMIFLKRLTGIILGLTILMWFLSSFPAPPAGATGPAIDYSAAGYIGRGLQVIFAPLGFNWQISVSLIPAFAARETAVAALATVYAVGGEGAGLQQALAANFSLASALSLLVWFAFAPQCMSTLAVIRRETNSWRNVGISFGYMFVVAYVASFLTYQITSLLT, encoded by the coding sequence ATGAGCGCGGGCACGGTGCGCATCGCCCTGGTGGGCAATCCCAATTGCGGCAAGACGGCGCTGTTCAACCAGCTCACCGGTGGCCGCCAGAAGGTGGCGAACTATGCCGGCGTCACCGTCGAGCGCAAGGAAGGCCGCTTCACCGCGCCTTCGGGTCGCGTGCTGCAGATCCTGGATCTGCCGGGCACCTACAGTTTCGACGCCACCAGTCCCGACGAGCAGATCACGCGCGACGTGCTGGAAGGCAACTACCCGGGCGAAGCCGCGCCGGACCTGATCGTCTGCGTGGCCGACGCCACCAACCTGCGACTGCACCTGCGCTTCGTGCTGGAAGTGAAGCGGCTGGGCCGTCCCGTCGTGCTGGCGCTGAACATGATGGACGCCGCGCGTCGCCGCGGTGTCGTCATCGATGTCCCCGAACTCTCGCGCCGGCTGGGCATGCCGGTGGTGGAAACAGTGGCGGTGAAGCGCGATGGCGTGAAGGCGCTGATCGCCCGCGTGGACGGCGAGATTCCCGACGCCGCGCCCGCCCGGCCGGACGACGCGGCCAGCCGTGCCGATCTGCACGCGCAGGTGCGCGAACTGCTGGCGGCCACGGTGACCATGCCGCGCGCCACCGCCGAACTCGACGACGCGCTCGACCACTGGGCGCTGCATCCGGTGTTCGGCCTGGCGATCCTGTCGGTGGTGATGTTCCTGGTGTTCCAGGCCGTGTACGCCGCGGGCAAGCCGATGACCGACCTGATCGGCGATGGTTTCGGCTGGCTGGGCGAACACGCCACCGCGTGGATGCCGGCGGGGCCGCTGCAGAGCCTGATCGTCGACGGCGTGTTCGGCGGCCTCGGCACGGTGATCGGCTTTCTGCCGGAAATCCTGGTGCTGTTCTTCTTCATCCTAGTGCTGGAGGAATCCGGCTATCTGCCGCGCGCCGCGTTCCTGCTCGACCGGATGATGGTGTCGGTGGGGCTCACCGGCCGATCGTTCATCCCCCTGCTGTCGAGCTTCGCCTGCGCCATCCCCGGCATCATGGGCACGCGCAGCATCACCGATCCGCGCGACCGTCTCGCCACCATCCTGGTCGCGCCGCTGATGACGTGTTCGGCGCGCCTGCCGGTGTATGCGTTGCTGATCGGCGCGTTCATTCCCACGCGCAAGGTGCTCGGCATCTTCAACATGCAGGGCCTGGTGCTGTTCGCGCTGTATGCCGCCGGCATCGTCGGCGCGATGGTGGTGGCCTGGGTGATGAAGAAGCTGCGCCGCGATCGCAGCGAGCATGCGCTGCTGATGGAGCTGCCTTCCTATCGCCTGCCCAAGCCGCGCGACGTGGCGATCGGCCTGTGGGAACGCGGCATGATCTTCCTGAAGCGCCTCACCGGCATCATCCTGGGGCTGACCATCCTGATGTGGTTCCTCTCCAGTTTCCCGGCGCCGCCCGCGGGCGCGACGGGGCCGGCGATCGACTACAGCGCGGCCGGCTACATCGGTCGCGGCCTGCAAGTCATCTTCGCGCCGCTGGGCTTCAACTGGCAGATCTCCGTGTCGCTGATCCCGGCGTTCGCCGCGCGCGAAACGGCGGTGGCCGCGCTGGCCACGGTGTATGCGGTGGGTGGCGAGGGCGCTGGTTTGCAGCAGGCGCTGGCCGCCAATTTCTCGCTCGCCAGCGCGCTGTCGCTGCTGGTGTGGTTCGCGTTCGCGCCGCAGTGCATGTCCACGCTCGCGGTGATCCGTCGCGAGACCAACAGCTGGCGCAACGTGGGCATCTCGTTCGGGTACATGTTCGTGGTGGCGTACGTGGCCTCGTTCCTCACCTACCAGATCACGAGCCTGCTCACATGA
- a CDS encoding DUF6587 family protein — protein MSTGLLVQYVIIGVVVLCGALITFRKLAPQLTNRWLAALALHFDRADRSAWQRALGRRLQPKQASGNCSDGCSTCGACGPKPPAAAHTAQPLEFRPRAK, from the coding sequence ATGAGCACCGGACTGCTGGTGCAGTACGTGATCATCGGCGTGGTCGTGCTGTGCGGCGCGCTCATCACTTTCCGCAAGCTGGCGCCGCAGCTCACCAACCGCTGGCTGGCGGCGCTGGCCCTGCATTTCGACCGCGCCGATCGTTCCGCCTGGCAGCGTGCGCTGGGCCGTCGCCTGCAACCGAAGCAGGCCAGCGGCAACTGCAGCGACGGCTGCAGCACCTGCGGTGCCTGCGGGCCCAAGCCGCCCGCCGCCGCACACACTGCGCAGCCGCTGGAATTCCGCCCGCGCGCGAAGTGA
- a CDS encoding SRPBCC domain-containing protein, which yields MNTTTLRSLRLTRHFDASAERVFDAWLDPTTAGRWLFATDSGEMVDVTIDARVGGRFSFTRRDGEDVEHVGEYLEIDRPRRLVFTFAVPKFDPAVTRVTLDITPVGKGCELVLTHEDVLPDWADATQQGWGMILGHLEENLHQQPTRQLVAPDTLRFERLLPGPIERVWAYLTESEKRGQWLSSGAMELNVGSRFELHFHHVELSRTPVPAPQRFRDHADGVTSQHQITACDPPRLLGFTWGNPAQPSEVRFELTPQGDEVRLVVTHSRLQPGDIPTTSGGWHTHLDVLADRLAGRQPQPFWPIFSRHLAHYEQAGSA from the coding sequence ATGAACACCACCACCCTCCGCTCCCTTCGCCTCACCCGCCACTTCGACGCCAGCGCCGAGCGCGTCTTCGACGCCTGGCTCGATCCCACCACCGCCGGTCGCTGGCTGTTCGCCACCGACAGCGGCGAGATGGTCGACGTGACCATCGACGCCCGCGTCGGCGGACGTTTCAGCTTTACCCGTCGCGATGGCGAGGACGTGGAGCATGTCGGTGAATACCTGGAGATCGATCGTCCGCGCCGCCTGGTGTTCACCTTCGCCGTGCCGAAATTCGATCCCGCCGTGACACGCGTGACCCTCGACATCACACCCGTCGGCAAAGGCTGCGAGCTCGTGCTGACCCACGAGGACGTGCTGCCGGATTGGGCCGACGCCACGCAGCAGGGCTGGGGCATGATCCTTGGCCACCTCGAGGAGAACCTGCACCAGCAGCCGACCCGCCAGCTCGTGGCGCCGGACACGCTGCGCTTCGAACGACTGCTGCCCGGGCCGATCGAACGCGTGTGGGCCTATCTGACCGAGTCGGAAAAGCGGGGCCAGTGGCTGTCCAGTGGTGCGATGGAGCTCAACGTGGGCAGCCGGTTCGAGCTGCATTTCCACCACGTCGAACTATCACGCACGCCCGTGCCGGCGCCGCAGCGCTTCAGGGATCACGCGGATGGCGTCACATCGCAGCACCAGATCACTGCATGCGATCCGCCGCGACTGCTCGGCTTCACCTGGGGCAACCCGGCACAACCGTCCGAAGTCCGCTTCGAGCTGACGCCACAGGGCGACGAGGTACGCCTCGTGGTGACCCACAGCCGCCTGCAACCGGGCGATATACCGACCACTAGCGGCGGCTGGCACACACACCTGGACGTACTCGCCGACCGACTGGCGGGACGACAGCCGCAACCGTTCTGGCCGATCTTCAGCCGCCATCTCGCGCATTACGAACAGGCCGGCAGCGCCTGA
- a CDS encoding ArsR/SmtB family transcription factor: MVESSTPALDAVFQALTDPTRRAMLRSLAAGERNIGELAAPFDMSLAAASKHVKVLERAGLVQRAVRGRTHVCRLDPAPLAAADEWLRFYEQFWNRQLDALDALLKAEDLATALPPRKGKPR, from the coding sequence ATGGTTGAATCTTCCACTCCCGCCCTCGACGCCGTCTTCCAGGCCCTCACCGATCCCACCCGGCGCGCCATGCTGCGCAGCCTGGCAGCTGGTGAACGCAACATCGGCGAACTGGCCGCGCCGTTCGACATGTCGCTGGCCGCCGCTTCCAAACACGTGAAGGTGCTGGAACGCGCCGGCCTGGTACAGCGTGCCGTGCGCGGCCGCACCCACGTCTGCCGGCTCGACCCTGCGCCGCTGGCCGCCGCCGACGAATGGCTGCGCTTCTACGAGCAGTTCTGGAACCGCCAGCTCGATGCGCTCGACGCCCTGCTCAAGGCCGAGGATCTCGCCACGGCCCTTCCCCCACGCAAAGGTAAGCCGCGATGA
- a CDS encoding molecular chaperone HscC — MIVGIDLGTTHSLIGTYGEQGPVLFPNALGGYLTPSVVSVDDAGHVIVGQAARDRMVSHPAASVATFKRWMGTPRETRLGPHVFRPEELSALILRALIADAEAASGEKVTEAVISVPAYFSDAQRKATRAAGELAGIRVERLINEPTAAALAYGLQEKHDGSRFLVFDLGGGTFDVSVLEMFEGVVEVHASAGDNFLGGEDFLDVLEMTVCSERQIDQAKLSPQERGQLRRRLEVAKRQLGNGGAASVEWQYGEQAVAWDIDEERFARLSEPLVHRLRAPLERAMRDANLQPTQLDEIVLVGGASRMPLVARLVSRMFGRLPLRHVNPDEAIALGACIASGLKARDARLDEIILTDVCPYTLGIEVSRRDEAGGHQQGFFAPIIHRNSTVPVSRAETFQPVQDHQTQLELNVYQGENPMVERNIKLGSLSIVLPARRTAIENAVEVRFTYDVNGVLQVEATVQATGARHELVLEQNPGVLDPAEIRARLAALDAIKIHPRDKQENLAVLARAERLYEEYVSARQQLQQWIMQFRSVLDSQDESQIREHRRLFGEAMDLLEKSL, encoded by the coding sequence ATGATCGTCGGCATCGATCTCGGCACCACGCATTCGCTTATCGGCACTTACGGGGAACAAGGCCCCGTGCTCTTTCCCAATGCCCTGGGAGGCTATCTCACGCCTTCCGTGGTGAGCGTGGACGACGCCGGACACGTGATCGTGGGCCAGGCCGCGCGCGACCGGATGGTGAGCCACCCGGCAGCCAGCGTCGCCACCTTCAAGCGCTGGATGGGCACGCCGCGCGAGACGCGATTGGGCCCGCATGTCTTCCGTCCGGAGGAACTGTCGGCCCTGATCTTGCGCGCCCTGATCGCGGACGCCGAAGCGGCCAGCGGCGAGAAGGTCACCGAGGCGGTGATCAGCGTGCCCGCCTATTTCTCCGATGCGCAACGCAAGGCCACGCGTGCCGCGGGCGAGCTCGCGGGCATCCGCGTGGAACGGCTGATCAACGAGCCCACCGCCGCCGCCCTCGCCTACGGTTTGCAGGAAAAGCATGACGGTTCGCGCTTCCTCGTGTTCGATCTCGGCGGCGGCACCTTCGACGTGTCCGTGCTGGAGATGTTCGAGGGCGTGGTGGAAGTGCATGCCAGTGCCGGCGACAACTTCCTAGGCGGCGAGGATTTCCTCGACGTGCTGGAAATGACCGTCTGCAGCGAACGGCAGATCGACCAGGCCAAGCTCTCGCCGCAGGAGCGCGGCCAGCTTCGCCGCCGCCTGGAAGTCGCCAAGCGACAGCTCGGCAACGGTGGTGCTGCGAGCGTCGAATGGCAGTACGGCGAGCAAGCCGTCGCCTGGGATATCGACGAAGAACGCTTCGCGCGCCTGAGCGAACCGCTGGTGCATCGCCTGCGCGCGCCGCTGGAACGCGCGATGCGCGACGCCAACCTTCAACCCACGCAACTGGACGAGATCGTGCTGGTCGGCGGCGCCAGCCGCATGCCGCTGGTGGCGCGCCTGGTCTCGCGCATGTTCGGCCGCCTGCCCTTGCGCCATGTGAATCCGGACGAGGCCATCGCCCTCGGCGCGTGCATCGCATCGGGCCTGAAGGCGCGCGACGCACGGCTGGATGAAATCATCCTCACCGACGTGTGCCCATACACGCTGGGCATCGAAGTGTCGCGACGCGACGAAGCGGGCGGACACCAGCAGGGATTTTTCGCGCCCATCATCCATCGCAACAGCACCGTGCCGGTGAGTCGCGCGGAAACCTTCCAGCCGGTGCAGGATCACCAGACGCAGCTGGAATTGAACGTCTACCAGGGCGAGAACCCGATGGTCGAGCGCAACATCAAGCTCGGCTCGCTCAGCATCGTGCTGCCGGCGCGACGCACCGCCATCGAGAATGCGGTGGAAGTGCGCTTCACCTACGACGTCAACGGCGTGCTGCAGGTGGAAGCCACCGTGCAGGCCACCGGCGCGCGCCACGAACTGGTGCTGGAACAGAACCCCGGCGTGCTCGACCCGGCCGAGATCCGCGCGCGGCTTGCCGCACTGGATGCCATCAAGATCCATCCGCGCGACAAGCAGGAGAACCTTGCCGTGCTGGCGCGTGCCGAACGTCTCTACGAGGAATACGTATCGGCGCGCCAGCAGTTGCAGCAGTGGATCATGCAGTTCCGCAGCGTGCTGGACAGCCAGGACGAGTCGCAGATCCGCGAACATCGCCGCCTGTTCGGCGAAGCGATGGACCTGCTGGAGAAATCGCTTTGA
- the agaR gene encoding transcriptional repressor AgaR: MTTRRKAAPPPKLLVEERRRRIVERVNQQGRVTVDELVALFDISAVTIRADLEALDRTGSISRSHGGALPAAPATLDTPLNIKETRYHAQKRRIGQAAARLIEDGDTIILDSGSTTVEIARQIRQQKWTALTVITNALNIAMELSALPSVRVMMLGGLLRQTSYSLAGPDAEQALSRLSADRLFLGVDGLDPDVGVTTPDPLEASLNALMIRVSRQTVAVLDASKFGQRSLSVIAPVGDLDLVISDDAAPAEYVQALEAKGVKTQLV, translated from the coding sequence ATGACGACTCGACGCAAGGCTGCACCGCCGCCCAAACTGCTGGTGGAAGAGCGTCGCCGTCGCATCGTGGAGAGGGTGAACCAGCAAGGCCGGGTCACCGTGGACGAACTGGTGGCGCTGTTCGACATCTCCGCCGTCACCATCCGCGCCGATCTGGAGGCACTGGACCGCACCGGTTCGATCAGCCGCTCGCACGGCGGCGCCCTGCCTGCGGCGCCTGCCACGCTGGACACGCCGCTCAACATCAAGGAAACGCGCTACCACGCGCAGAAGCGCCGCATCGGCCAGGCCGCCGCACGGCTGATCGAGGACGGCGACACCATCATCCTCGACTCCGGCTCCACCACCGTGGAGATCGCGCGGCAGATCCGCCAGCAGAAGTGGACCGCGCTGACGGTGATCACCAACGCGCTGAACATCGCGATGGAGCTTTCCGCGCTGCCATCGGTGCGCGTGATGATGCTGGGCGGCCTGCTGCGGCAGACGTCCTATTCGCTGGCCGGTCCCGACGCCGAACAGGCGCTGTCGCGCCTTTCCGCCGACCGCCTGTTCCTGGGTGTGGACGGTCTGGACCCGGACGTGGGCGTGACCACGCCCGATCCGCTGGAAGCCTCGCTCAATGCGCTGATGATCCGCGTCTCGCGCCAGACCGTCGCCGTGCTGGACGCCAGCAAGTTCGGCCAGCGCAGCCTGTCGGTGATCGCGCCGGTCGGCGACCTGGATCTGGTGATCAGCGACGACGCCGCGCCCGCCGAATATGTGCAGGCGCTGGAAGCCAAGGGTGTGAAGACGCAGCTGGTGTAG
- a CDS encoding amidohydrolase family protein, giving the protein MLRATPRDRRRFDPERRRILSATRTGCGCCAPPMLAGGSGKNPLQTVMAPQGEHLRLSDFQPRSMLHVPSTRVEKPAFPVIDVHTHLSWMSETRSGVSLGEAMSYFADPAELLPLMDRKGIRTMVNLTGGTGRGLEETIARFDAVAPGRFRTMTEPSFALFGEADYPRLQAEAIEHAHRVGAAGLKLLKTLGLYLREGIDQGELVTVDDARFDPMWETCGALNMPVFIHTSDPEAFFLPGDSTNERYEELARHPDWSFYGPEYPSHRELLAARNRVIARHPGTTFVLMHVGNQAEDLVAIDDCMARHPNVQVDISARIGELGRQPRTARRFFERYQDRILFGTDAVPPPYGNDVPQQLLCDELYEIYYRFLETEDEYFDYAPAAVPPQGRWSIYGVGLPREILRKLYHDNAARLLGMDP; this is encoded by the coding sequence ATGCTGCGCGCGACCCCACGCGACCGGCGGCGCTTCGACCCCGAGCGCCGCCGCATCCTCTCCGCCACGCGCACCGGCTGCGGCTGCTGCGCGCCGCCAATGCTGGCCGGCGGCAGCGGCAAGAATCCGCTGCAGACAGTGATGGCGCCGCAGGGCGAGCACCTTCGCCTCAGCGACTTCCAGCCACGCAGCATGCTGCACGTGCCTTCCACACGCGTGGAAAAGCCAGCGTTCCCGGTCATCGATGTACATACGCACCTGAGCTGGATGAGCGAAACGCGCAGCGGCGTGTCGCTGGGCGAAGCGATGAGCTACTTCGCCGATCCCGCCGAGCTGTTGCCATTGATGGATCGCAAGGGCATCCGCACCATGGTCAACCTCACCGGCGGCACTGGTCGCGGGCTGGAGGAAACCATCGCGCGCTTCGATGCGGTGGCGCCCGGACGCTTCCGCACCATGACCGAACCCTCCTTCGCGCTGTTCGGCGAGGCGGACTATCCGCGGCTACAGGCCGAGGCGATCGAACACGCGCATCGCGTGGGCGCCGCAGGATTGAAGCTGCTCAAGACGCTGGGCCTGTACCTGCGTGAAGGCATCGACCAGGGCGAGCTGGTGACCGTGGACGACGCACGCTTCGACCCGATGTGGGAAACCTGCGGCGCGCTGAACATGCCGGTCTTCATCCACACCTCCGATCCGGAAGCATTCTTCCTCCCCGGCGACAGCACCAACGAGCGCTATGAGGAACTGGCGCGCCATCCCGACTGGTCGTTCTACGGCCCGGAATACCCCAGCCACCGCGAACTGCTGGCCGCGCGCAACCGCGTGATCGCGCGCCACCCGGGTACGACCTTCGTGCTGATGCATGTGGGCAACCAGGCGGAAGACCTGGTCGCCATCGACGACTGCATGGCGCGCCACCCCAACGTGCAGGTGGACATCAGCGCGCGCATCGGCGAGCTGGGGCGCCAGCCCAGGACCGCGCGGCGCTTCTTCGAGCGCTATCAGGACCGTATCCTGTTCGGCACCGACGCCGTGCCACCGCCCTACGGCAACGACGTGCCCCAGCAGCTGCTGTGCGACGAGCTGTACGAGATCTACTACCGTTTCCTGGAGACAGAAGACGAATATTTCGATTACGCTCCTGCCGCCGTGCCGCCGCAGGGGCGCTGGTCGATCTACGGCGTCGGCCTGCCGCGCGAGATCCTGCGCAAGCTGTACCACGACAACGCCGCCCGTCTCCTAGGAATGGACCCATGA
- a CDS encoding class I fructose-bisphosphate aldolase: protein MKHNLQAPSFSSSKLASLPLSHGKRTRLWRLLYGSGPRNGSLLVLPLDQGLEHGPTDFFPHPPAVDPSYQFELAEAGGFSAIALGIGLAEKYMTEYCGRVPLILKLNGKTNIPSDAEATSPLFASVEDAVRLGADAVGYTMYVGSPRQHDEFRQFEKVRRDCERFGMPLVLWSYPRGSAVNAKGGTNTLFAQDYAARVALELGADIVKLHEPNDSVANVPAPYDKLQEDAGARCARVVRSAGRTMVLFSGGEKNDDDDAVLRKVEFYMQSGASGVMFGRNMWLRPFDQAVALTRQAHEIMARYPR from the coding sequence ATGAAACACAACTTGCAAGCACCTTCGTTCTCCTCCAGCAAGCTGGCTTCGTTGCCCCTCTCGCATGGCAAGCGCACCCGTCTGTGGCGCCTGCTGTACGGCAGCGGCCCGCGCAACGGTTCGTTGCTGGTATTGCCGCTGGACCAGGGCCTGGAGCACGGGCCGACCGATTTCTTTCCCCATCCGCCGGCTGTTGATCCGAGCTATCAGTTCGAGCTCGCGGAGGCCGGCGGCTTTTCCGCCATCGCGCTGGGCATTGGCCTGGCCGAGAAGTACATGACCGAGTACTGCGGCCGCGTGCCGCTGATCCTCAAGCTCAACGGCAAGACCAATATCCCCAGCGATGCGGAAGCGACGTCACCGTTGTTCGCCTCGGTGGAAGACGCGGTGCGCCTGGGCGCCGATGCGGTGGGCTACACCATGTACGTGGGCTCGCCGCGCCAGCACGACGAATTCCGCCAGTTCGAGAAGGTGCGCCGGGATTGCGAGCGCTTCGGCATGCCGCTGGTGCTGTGGTCGTACCCCCGCGGCAGCGCAGTGAACGCCAAGGGCGGCACCAACACGCTGTTCGCACAGGACTACGCCGCGCGCGTGGCGCTGGAACTGGGCGCTGACATCGTGAAGCTGCATGAGCCCAACGACAGCGTGGCCAATGTGCCGGCGCCGTACGACAAGCTGCAGGAAGACGCCGGTGCCCGCTGCGCGCGCGTGGTGCGTTCGGCCGGCCGCACGATGGTGCTGTTCTCCGGCGGCGAGAAGAACGACGACGACGATGCCGTGCTGCGCAAGGTGGAGTTCTACATGCAGAGCGGCGCCAGCGGCGTGATGTTCGGCCGCAACATGTGGCTGCGTCCGTTCGACCAGGCCGTGGCGCTCACGCGCCAGGCGCACGAAATCATGGCGCGCTACCCGCGCTGA
- a CDS encoding SIS domain-containing protein, whose protein sequence is MPVKHAANVSMLESLQAAPAFEQQRLGYADTLREILQQPATWRDTAARLADAGMRSMLKSLLAAQPAHIVLTGSGSSVYVGECVAPVLQAALGVPCMAIPAGTLLTSRRGVMPGGRGLLISIARSGDSPESTGVVDQVLAAEPGYAHLAVTCNAQGKLATRYRDEPRMHVLQLDERTNDRSLVMTSSFTNLLLGCSGLRHGASNEGDARLADAAAAVAGQVFARYGDALAHAAGQAAPAAVYLGSGAALGAARESALKMLEMSGGAVRVLSETFLGLRHGPMSWLDEHCLVVAFLSGEPGVRGYEYDLLRELNRKRLGGTRVVVGESIPEDVIGPHGIAIDLPGLYALEEAQQQMVHVVVGQLLAFFRCLALEQRPDAPAQGVLTRVVESFAIHAEGDA, encoded by the coding sequence ATGCCTGTCAAACACGCCGCGAACGTTTCGATGCTGGAATCCCTGCAAGCCGCCCCCGCTTTCGAACAGCAGCGGCTGGGCTATGCGGACACGCTGCGCGAGATCCTCCAGCAGCCCGCCACCTGGCGTGATACGGCCGCGCGTCTCGCCGATGCGGGCATGCGCTCGATGCTGAAATCGCTGCTTGCCGCGCAGCCCGCACACATCGTGCTGACCGGTTCGGGCAGCTCGGTCTACGTGGGCGAGTGCGTGGCGCCGGTGCTGCAGGCGGCGCTGGGCGTTCCCTGCATGGCCATTCCCGCCGGCACGCTGCTGACCTCGCGTCGCGGCGTCATGCCGGGTGGGCGCGGCCTGCTGATATCGATTGCGCGCTCGGGCGACAGCCCCGAAAGCACGGGCGTGGTCGACCAGGTGCTGGCGGCGGAGCCGGGCTATGCGCACCTCGCGGTCACCTGCAACGCGCAGGGCAAGCTGGCGACGCGCTACCGCGACGAACCACGCATGCACGTGCTGCAGTTGGACGAGCGCACCAACGACCGCAGCCTGGTGATGACCAGCAGCTTCACCAACCTGTTGCTGGGCTGCAGCGGGCTGCGCCATGGCGCATCGAACGAAGGCGACGCGCGCCTGGCCGATGCGGCCGCCGCTGTCGCCGGCCAGGTGTTCGCACGTTACGGCGATGCATTGGCGCATGCCGCAGGGCAGGCCGCGCCTGCGGCCGTGTACCTCGGCAGCGGCGCGGCGCTGGGCGCGGCGCGCGAATCGGCACTGAAGATGCTGGAGATGTCCGGCGGCGCCGTGCGCGTGTTGTCGGAAACCTTCCTCGGCCTGCGCCACGGCCCGATGTCGTGGCTGGACGAGCACTGCCTCGTCGTCGCGTTCCTTTCCGGTGAGCCGGGTGTGCGCGGGTACGAGTACGACCTGTTGCGCGAGCTCAATCGCAAGCGCCTGGGTGGCACACGCGTGGTGGTCGGCGAGTCCATTCCCGAAGACGTGATCGGACCCCATGGCATCGCCATTGACCTGCCGGGCCTGTATGCGCTGGAGGAAGCGCAGCAGCAGATGGTCCACGTCGTGGTTGGTCAGCTGCTCGCGTTCTTCCGCTGCCTGGCGCTGGAACAGCGACCCGATGCACCCGCGCAGGGCGTGCTTACGCGCGTGGTGGAATCCTTCGCCATCCACGCCGAGGGCGACGCATGA
- a CDS encoding carbohydrate kinase family protein, protein MKPVLVAGEINADLVFTGCNELPAFGREVLVEGFRQGPGSSSMICAMGMAKLGDSVLFAGVAGQDSWGDYCVDALRGAGIDTHAVRRDATLRTGLTVALSAAHDRALVTYTGAIAALRAEDIGDDLLKQAGHLHVSSYYLQQGLQAGLGALLTRARACGVSTSLDPGFDPAQQWGSALRELLPLLDVFLPNALEACAISGAATPQQALQAFANGVTRTVIKCGAEGAMTLGDDGEVLAVPAIRVDAVDSTGAGDSFDAGFLHAWRRGLPLRESLRWGAASGGLSTRGVGGTATQADEADVQRLLAGTR, encoded by the coding sequence ATGAAACCGGTGCTGGTCGCCGGCGAGATCAATGCCGACCTGGTGTTCACCGGGTGCAACGAACTGCCGGCGTTCGGTCGTGAAGTATTGGTGGAAGGCTTTCGCCAGGGACCGGGCAGCTCGTCGATGATCTGCGCGATGGGCATGGCGAAGCTGGGCGACAGCGTGCTGTTTGCCGGGGTCGCCGGCCAGGATAGCTGGGGCGACTATTGCGTCGACGCACTGCGTGGTGCGGGCATCGATACGCATGCGGTGCGACGTGATGCGACGCTGCGCACGGGCCTGACCGTGGCCTTGTCGGCAGCGCACGATCGCGCGCTGGTGACCTATACCGGCGCCATCGCCGCGCTGCGCGCCGAAGACATCGGCGACGATCTGTTGAAGCAGGCCGGCCACCTGCATGTGTCCTCGTATTACCTGCAGCAGGGGTTGCAAGCCGGACTGGGCGCATTGCTGACGCGAGCACGTGCGTGCGGCGTCAGCACATCGCTCGATCCCGGCTTCGATCCGGCGCAGCAGTGGGGAAGCGCGCTGCGCGAATTGCTTCCCTTGCTCGATGTGTTCCTGCCGAACGCACTGGAAGCCTGCGCCATCAGTGGCGCGGCCACTCCGCAACAAGCACTGCAGGCCTTTGCGAATGGCGTGACGCGCACGGTGATCAAGTGCGGCGCCGAGGGCGCCATGACGCTGGGCGACGATGGCGAAGTGCTGGCGGTGCCGGCCATTCGCGTCGATGCGGTCGACAGCACCGGCGCAGGCGATTCCTTCGACGCCGGCTTCCTGCATGCATGGCGACGTGGATTGCCGCTGCGTGAAAGCCTGCGTTGGGGCGCCGCGAGCGGCGGCCTTTCCACGCGCGGCGTTGGCGGCACCGCAACGCAGGCTGACGAAGCGGATGTGCAGCGCCTGCTGGCAGGAACGCGATGA